A region of Deltaproteobacteria bacterium DNA encodes the following proteins:
- a CDS encoding 4Fe-4S dicluster domain-containing protein — MKHLKAPRMERCIGCHSCSLACARIVHKCLSWETAGIRIQSSGGMSSGFLAKVCLACDPAPCAAACPTGSLKARIGGGVTQNKKLCIQCGKCVAACPVDAIAQDRQGHVFVCIHCGACVDFCPHDCLELVEVDG; from the coding sequence ATGAAACACCTCAAGGCACCCCGCATGGAGCGATGCATCGGCTGTCACTCCTGTTCCCTGGCCTGCGCGCGTATCGTGCATAAATGCCTGTCCTGGGAAACCGCCGGTATCCGCATTCAATCTTCCGGAGGCATGTCTTCCGGATTTCTGGCCAAGGTCTGCCTGGCCTGCGATCCCGCCCCCTGCGCCGCGGCCTGCCCCACGGGCAGCCTCAAGGCCCGGATTGGCGGCGGCGTCACCCAAAATAAAAAACTCTGCATCCAGTGTGGCAAATGCGTCGCGGCCTGTCCGGTGGACGCCATTGCCCAGGACCGGCAGGGCCATGTCTTTGTCTGCATCCATTGCGGGGCCTGCGTGGATTTTTGCCCCCATGACTGTCTGGAACTGGTGGAGGTGGACGGATGA
- a CDS encoding AI-2E family transporter has translation MDLIRQWLHNVIFDPQRFILFMVLAVCTVLVLAVGDLVAPVIASLVIAFLLEGVVRALENLRCPRLVAVGVVFGLFMLFLAVLILGLVPLLISQVTGLVHDIPGIIAQGQDMLRHLPKKYPKLLTPSQSQAILDGLTTQLSLYGQQALAFSLASMRSVFSFVIYLVLMPLMVFFFLKDKKQILAWVGGFLPEDHSLASQVWLDVRIQAGNYVRGRIWEVLVVWAATYVCFLIAGLDYALLLSLLVGLSVILPYVGAVVVTMPVLAIAYFQWGWGGHFTWTMIAYLAVQLLDANILVPLLLSGAVNLHPIASILAILVFGGIWGFWGVFFAIPLATVVQAVLKACAVHRIVVAE, from the coding sequence ATGGATCTTATCCGGCAGTGGCTGCACAATGTCATTTTCGACCCCCAGCGATTCATTCTGTTCATGGTCCTGGCCGTGTGCACGGTCCTGGTGCTGGCGGTGGGTGACTTGGTGGCGCCGGTCATCGCCAGTTTGGTCATCGCGTTTTTGCTGGAAGGCGTGGTCCGGGCCCTGGAGAATTTGCGCTGTCCGCGTCTGGTGGCCGTGGGCGTTGTTTTCGGCCTGTTCATGCTTTTTTTGGCCGTGCTCATTTTGGGCTTGGTGCCACTGCTTATCTCCCAGGTCACGGGGCTGGTGCACGACATACCGGGCATCATCGCCCAGGGGCAGGACATGCTGCGGCATTTGCCCAAAAAATATCCCAAGCTGCTGACGCCGTCCCAATCCCAGGCGATTCTCGACGGCCTGACCACCCAGCTGTCCCTCTACGGCCAGCAGGCCCTGGCCTTTTCCCTGGCGTCCATGCGCTCGGTGTTTTCTTTCGTGATTTATCTGGTGCTGATGCCGCTCATGGTCTTTTTTTTCCTGAAGGACAAAAAGCAAATCCTGGCCTGGGTGGGCGGATTTTTGCCCGAGGATCACAGCCTGGCCAGCCAGGTCTGGCTGGACGTCAGAATCCAGGCCGGCAACTATGTTCGGGGGAGGATTTGGGAAGTGCTCGTGGTCTGGGCCGCGACGTATGTGTGTTTTTTGATCGCCGGCTTGGATTATGCCTTGCTGCTCAGCCTGCTGGTGGGGCTGTCGGTCATTTTGCCCTATGTCGGGGCCGTGGTCGTGACCATGCCCGTGCTGGCCATCGCCTATTTTCAATGGGGCTGGGGCGGCCATTTCACCTGGACCATGATCGCCTATCTGGCTGTTCAGCTCCTGGACGCCAATATCCTGGTGCCGCTGCTTTTGTCCGGCGCCGTGAACCTGCATCCCATCGCGTCGATCCTGGCCATTTTGGTGTTTGGCGGGATTTGGGGATTCTGGGGCGTGTTCTTCGCCATTCCCCTGGCCACGGTGGTTCAGGCCGTGCTCAAGGCCTGTGCTGTCCATCGTATCGTCGTCGCGGAATAG
- a CDS encoding Bcr/CflA family efflux MFS transporter, with product MTSPQIKIRALFLLILLAAFPPLSTDMYLPALPSLVRDWNTSETTINLTLIGFFISFSLALLVYGPLSDRYGRKPVLIAGISIYVLACLVCAQAGSPLALIIGRVAQGIGAASAATLSLAMTKDYFDGAERERVMAHIAVIVALAPMLAPVLGGIMMRLWHWSGIFYAQTLLGLIAIRGVSNLKEPAPQTSNSLKQVLGSYFRLMTNARFMSLCALIALGVTPLFCFIAGSSFIYVTHFGLSEQVYSYFFAFNSAALMLGFWICGRLLKANRLTSLRIIIMGYAGILLGATALALCSDLGPWGMALPMAFLSMSSGISRPPSNNFLLDQVKSDAGSASSLIMFTYFVSGAVAMWLIAQPWDNKIPILAMVGMVSSSLVLILLPVLSGKRWSK from the coding sequence ATGACATCACCACAAATCAAAATACGCGCGCTTTTTTTGCTAATTCTGTTGGCGGCCTTTCCGCCCTTGTCCACGGACATGTATCTTCCGGCCCTGCCTTCCCTGGTTCGGGATTGGAACACGTCCGAAACCACCATCAATCTGACCCTGATCGGCTTTTTCATCAGCTTCAGTCTCGCCCTGCTCGTTTACGGCCCCCTGTCGGACCGTTATGGCCGCAAACCCGTGCTCATCGCCGGCATCTCGATTTATGTCCTGGCCTGCCTGGTTTGTGCCCAGGCCGGCAGCCCGCTGGCTCTCATCATCGGGCGCGTGGCCCAGGGCATTGGCGCGGCATCGGCCGCCACCCTGTCCCTGGCCATGACCAAGGACTATTTCGATGGGGCCGAACGGGAACGGGTCATGGCCCACATCGCCGTCATCGTGGCCCTGGCACCCATGCTGGCCCCGGTTTTGGGCGGCATCATGATGCGCCTGTGGCACTGGTCTGGAATTTTTTACGCCCAGACACTGCTGGGGCTCATCGCCATTCGCGGCGTGTCCAACCTGAAGGAACCGGCGCCCCAGACGTCGAACAGCCTCAAACAGGTGCTCGGGAGCTACTTCCGGCTGATGACCAATGCGCGCTTCATGTCCCTGTGCGCCCTTATCGCCCTGGGCGTGACGCCACTCTTCTGCTTCATCGCCGGTTCATCCTTCATTTACGTGACCCATTTTGGCCTGAGCGAACAGGTCTACAGCTATTTTTTCGCCTTCAACTCCGCCGCCCTCATGCTTGGCTTCTGGATCTGCGGCCGCCTGCTCAAGGCAAACCGGCTGACGAGTCTGCGCATCATTATCATGGGCTACGCCGGGATTCTGCTCGGCGCCACGGCCCTGGCCCTGTGCTCCGACCTTGGCCCCTGGGGCATGGCCCTGCCCATGGCCTTTCTGAGCATGAGTTCGGGCATTTCCAGACCCCCAAGCAACAATTTCCTGCTCGACCAGGTCAAATCCGACGCGGGGTCGGCCTCGTCCCTGATCATGTTCACCTACTTTGTCAGCGGAGCCGTGGCCATGTGGCTCATCGCCCAACCCTGGGACAACAAAATCCCGATCCTGGCCATGGTCGGCATGGTCAGCTCCAGCCTAGTCCTGATCCTGTTGCCGGTTCTGAGCGGCAAGCGTTGGTCCAAATAA
- a CDS encoding aldehyde ferredoxin oxidoreductase has protein sequence MISETFKILEVNLTTGQSGPRDRDGAALYLGGSGLAARLHLDLARPDLAWDDPTQPLIFAIGPLTGYFPLMSKTVCAFTSPVHGQYAESHAGGRGALAMRFAGYDALVITGRAERPVVLHLGENRIDIIEAGYLWGQDALASGKLLRRMLKGSGHRTIMRIGPAGENKSAMACVNVDTYRHFGRLGGGAVMGAKNLKAIAIEGEGARELPAGKSYAALFRDIFRQVTDTDMMRKYHNLGTAANLDALNDLKALPWRNLQATSDPGITGITGQRFADDTLLRNAACSGCPVGCIHIGFVREKFQADNQYFYRQVPYDYEPIFATGSMLGLTHAPDVLSVMDEIEKAGLDVMSGGVALAWATEALEKGVVTPEQVGLGLRFGQARGYMEAVHLLAAGKTEFWRLLAQGTMTAARHYGGEDFACVLGQEMAGYATGEVFYVAQSLGLRHSHLDTGAYSYDQSNAPKDVAKALAFLLEDERERVIQTSMVACLFARKVYGLDSLRACLNVLGGATLADGLEQAGGRIQKLRWRARLAGGFDPMRASIPKRFLEVTTWKGQTDPVYLENLRQAYATAIRDMGRADAEKA, from the coding sequence ATGATTTCGGAAACATTCAAAATCTTGGAAGTGAACCTCACCACCGGCCAATCCGGTCCGCGCGACAGGGATGGGGCCGCGCTGTATCTGGGCGGTTCCGGCCTGGCGGCCCGGCTGCATCTTGATCTGGCCCGCCCCGATCTGGCCTGGGACGATCCCACCCAGCCCCTGATCTTCGCCATCGGTCCCCTGACGGGATACTTCCCCTTGATGAGCAAGACGGTCTGCGCCTTCACCTCGCCCGTGCATGGCCAGTACGCCGAGTCCCACGCCGGCGGCCGCGGCGCCCTGGCCATGCGTTTCGCCGGCTACGACGCCCTGGTGATCACGGGCCGGGCCGAACGCCCCGTGGTCCTGCATCTGGGTGAAAACCGCATCGACATCATCGAGGCCGGCTATCTCTGGGGCCAGGACGCCCTGGCCAGTGGCAAGCTTCTGCGCCGCATGCTCAAGGGTTCCGGGCATCGGACCATCATGCGCATTGGTCCGGCCGGCGAGAACAAATCGGCCATGGCCTGCGTCAACGTGGACACCTACCGCCATTTTGGACGCCTGGGCGGTGGCGCGGTCATGGGCGCCAAAAACCTGAAGGCCATCGCCATCGAGGGCGAGGGCGCGCGCGAACTGCCGGCGGGCAAGAGCTACGCGGCTTTATTTCGGGATATTTTCCGTCAGGTCACGGACACGGACATGATGCGCAAATACCACAATCTGGGCACGGCCGCGAACCTGGACGCCCTGAACGACCTCAAGGCCCTGCCCTGGCGCAACCTGCAGGCCACATCCGATCCTGGAATCACCGGCATTACCGGCCAGCGCTTCGCCGACGACACGCTGCTGCGCAACGCGGCCTGTTCCGGTTGCCCGGTGGGCTGCATCCATATCGGATTCGTGCGCGAGAAATTCCAGGCCGACAACCAGTACTTCTACCGTCAGGTGCCCTACGATTACGAGCCCATCTTCGCCACCGGCTCCATGCTCGGCCTGACCCATGCCCCGGACGTGTTGAGCGTCATGGACGAAATCGAAAAGGCCGGGCTCGATGTCATGAGCGGCGGCGTGGCCCTGGCCTGGGCCACCGAGGCCTTGGAAAAGGGCGTGGTCACGCCGGAGCAGGTCGGCCTTGGGCTGCGTTTCGGGCAGGCCCGGGGCTACATGGAGGCCGTGCACCTTCTGGCCGCGGGCAAGACCGAATTCTGGAGGCTGCTTGCCCAGGGCACCATGACCGCGGCCAGGCATTACGGCGGCGAGGATTTCGCCTGCGTCCTCGGCCAGGAAATGGCCGGTTACGCCACGGGCGAGGTTTTTTACGTGGCCCAGTCCCTGGGACTCAGACATTCCCACCTGGACACCGGGGCCTACAGCTACGATCAGTCCAACGCGCCCAAGGACGTGGCCAAGGCCCTGGCCTTTCTGCTGGAAGACGAACGGGAGCGGGTCATCCAGACGTCCATGGTCGCCTGCCTTTTCGCGCGCAAGGTGTACGGACTGGACAGTCTGCGGGCATGCTTGAACGTCCTTGGCGGCGCGACCCTGGCCGACGGCTTGGAACAGGCCGGAGGACGGATTCAGAAACTGCGCTGGCGGGCGCGTCTGGCCGGAGGGTTCGATCCCATGCGCGCCTCCATTCCCAAGCGTTTTCTCGAGGTGACCACCTGGAAAGGACAAACCGATCCGGTGTATCTGGAAAACCTGCGGCAGGCCTATGCGACGGCGATTCGGGACATGGGCCGGGCGGACGCCGAAAAAGCCTGA